Proteins co-encoded in one Arachis hypogaea cultivar Tifrunner chromosome 11, arahy.Tifrunner.gnm2.J5K5, whole genome shotgun sequence genomic window:
- the LOC112720505 gene encoding uncharacterized protein isoform X1: MENDGKDSYKNGDQYEDLSVEYECSSDENDDMVDVTVDKAEADLINVDGFEKLITELTIEDIWGLVFDTESQVCEFYGKYAKCYEFVSRKDLKTHSTFVLSKEKVIFTKASKVMIVGYGWQPG; encoded by the exons atggagaatgatggcaaAGACTCGTATAAGAATGGTGATCAATATGAGGATCTAAGTGTTGAGTATGAGTGCAGTTCCGATGAAAATGATGATATGGTGGATGTAACGGTAGATAAAGCAGAGGCAGATCTAATTAATGTTGATGGTTTTGAAAAGTTGATAACTGAGTTGACCATCGAAGACATATGGGGATTGGTGTTTGATACAGAATCTCAAGTTTGTGAATTTTATGGCAAATATGCCAAGTGCTATGAATTTGTGTCTCGAAAAGACTTGAAGACACATAGCACCTTTGTActatcgaaggagaaagtgatttttactaaagcgtctaaag TAATGATTGTCGGGTATGGGTGGCAACCTGGATGA
- the LOC112720506 gene encoding protein ENHANCED PSEUDOMONAS SUSCEPTIBILITY 1-like, translating to MIQASAMPVIRLISASTIQAPSQADSAQKIHLTPWDLVSLPIKINQKGLLFHHKPSSSQIQHLRHSLSTTLAFFPLLAGRLMATEGENNTTYCHILCNNKGSLFVHAIAENTSVDDILQPTYVPSIVNSFFPLNGVRNCQGTSQPLLAVQVTELVDGVFIGFTINHVVADGESLWQFINSWSEISRGCHKLTKDPSLERFFLDSVEPPFPIPAPSPFMKEENQNWQNSTPETPVRVFHYTKEKIAQLKAKANAEAKTENISSLQALLTHFWISVIRCSFVDAQEEVFIFLPIGVRGRIVPPLPENYFGNALQIGVVRMKAGELLQSGIGKGAMEMNKMVASHCDEKVRSHYVSMAKKPVLLQLGGAVGAKALATGSSPRFNVYGNDFGWGKPVAVRAGSNIGEGMVVLFGGKEEGSVDVQVCLPYEILEAMESDSEFIDAF from the coding sequence ATGATTCAGGCTTCAGCCATGCCTGTGATCCGACTCATCTCAGCCAGCACAATCCAAGCACCGAGTCAAGCCGACTCAGCTCAGAAAATCCACTTAACACCATGGGATCTTGTGTCCCTCCCAATCAAGATAAACCAAAAAGGCCTTCTTTTTCATCACAAACCATCATCATCACAAATTCAGCATCTCAGACACTCCCTTTCCACCACCCTCGCTTTCTTTCCACTCCTCGCCGGCCGTCTCATGGCTACTGAAGGCGAAAACAACACCACCTATTGTCATATCCTCTGCAACAATAAAGGATCCCTCTTTGTCCATGCCATAGCAGAGAACACAAGTGTTGATGATATTCTTCAGCCAACGTACGTTCCTTCCATTGTCAACTCCTTCTTCCCACTTAACGGAGTTAGAAACTGCCAAGGCACGTCTCAGCCGTTGCTTGCGGTGCAGGTCACGGAGCTAGTTGACGGCGTCTTCATCGGCTTCACGATCAACCACGTGGTCGCCGACGGAGAGTCATTATGGCAGTTCATCAATTCATGGTCGGAAATTTCACGTGGCTGCCATAAACTAACTAAAGATCCTTCGCTGGAGCGGTTTTTTCTTGATTCCGTTGAACCTCCATTTCCAATACCAGCACCCTCTCCATTCATGAAGGAGGAGAATCAAAACTGGCAAAACTCAACACCAgaaacaccagtgagggtgtttcATTACACGAAAGAGAAAATAGCACAACTCAAAGCAAAGGCTAATGCAGAGGCCAAAACAGAGAATATATCTTCGCTGCAAGCGCTTTTGACTCACTTTTGGATATCCGTGATTCGTTGCAGTTTTGTGGACGCGCAAGAAGAGGTTTTCATCTTCTTGCCTATTGGCGTTAGAGGGCGAATTGTTCCGCCGTTGCCAGAGAATTATTTCGGGAACGCTTTGCAGATTGGAGTTGTGAGAATGAAAGCAGGGGAGCTGCTTCAAAGTGGGATCGGAAAGGGTGCTATGGAAATGAACAAGATGGTGGCTTCGCACTGCGATGAGAAGGTGAGGAGCCACTATGTTTCTATGGCGAAGAAGCCGGTCTTGCTTCAACTCGGTGGTGCCGTTGGTGCGAAGGCTTTGGCCACTGGAAGCTCGCCAAGGTTCAATGTTTATGGTAATGACTTTGGTTGGGGAAAGCCTGTGGCGGTTAGGGCTGGTTCGAATATTGGAGAAGGAATGGTTGTTTTATTTGgagggaaggaagaagggagTGTTGACGTTCAAGTTTGCCTCCCTTATGAGATATTGGAGGCCATGGAAAGTGATTCCGAGTTCATAGATGCCTTCTAA
- the LOC112720505 gene encoding uncharacterized protein isoform X2 gives MENDGKDSYKNGDQYEDLSVEYECSSDENDDMVDVTVDKAEADLINVDGFEKLITELTIEDIWGLVFDTESQVCEFYGKYAKCYEFVSRKDLKTHSTFVLSKEKVIFTKASKG, from the exons atggagaatgatggcaaAGACTCGTATAAGAATGGTGATCAATATGAGGATCTAAGTGTTGAGTATGAGTGCAGTTCCGATGAAAATGATGATATGGTGGATGTAACGGTAGATAAAGCAGAGGCAGATCTAATTAATGTTGATGGTTTTGAAAAGTTGATAACTGAGTTGACCATCGAAGACATATGGGGATTGGTGTTTGATACAGAATCTCAAGTTTGTGAATTTTATGGCAAATATGCCAAGTGCTATGAATTTGTGTCTCGAAAAGACTTGAAGACACATAGCACCTTTGTActatcgaaggagaaagtgatttttactaaagcgtctaaag gttAA